In Nematostella vectensis chromosome 2, jaNemVect1.1, whole genome shotgun sequence, one genomic interval encodes:
- the LOC5521105 gene encoding neurogenic locus notch homolog protein 1 isoform X22 produces MATPFLSLAVALLALGYTVVAHRECQHYKVLNTADRASTRSQGNVLKCDQKEILTKAWYRFEGAAGSAMPTSPVPINRCGTHAPGWMEGSHPTVAEGIVTRKVCYHWSGKPCHWNNAIRVRSCGGFYVYELNRPPVCHLRYCGNGVSAPSKPLECRSYKKLDTADRAAGRPRGNVLKCDQKEILTKAWYRFEGAAGSAMPTSLVPINRCGTHAPGWMEGSHPTVAEGIVTRKVCYHWSGKTCHWNNAIRVRNCGGFYVYELNRPPVCHLRYCGNAEFDVNECSKNPCKNGGVCKNEHGGYSCACKAGFTGKNCEQDVNECSVNPCKNGGVCKNEHGGYSCACKAGFTGKNCEQAPSKPLECRSYKKLDTADRAAGRPRGNVLKCDQKEILTKAWYRFEGAAGSAMPTSLVPINRCGTHAPGWMEGSHPTVAEGIVVRKVCYHWSGKTCHWNNAIRVRNCGGFYVYELNRPPVCHLRYCGNAEFDVNECSKNPCKNGGVCKNEHGGYSCACKVGFTGKNCEQDVNECSVNPCKNGGVCKNEHGGYSCACKAGFTGKNCEQDVNECSVNPCKNGGVCKNEHGGYSCACKAGFTGKNCEQAPSKPRECRSYKKLDTADRAAGRPRGNVLKCDQKEILTKAWYRFEGAAGSAMPTSLVPINRCGTHAPGWMEGSHPTVAEGIVVRKVCYHWSGKTCHWNNAIRVRNCGGFYVYELNRPPVCHLRYCGNAEFDVNECSINPCKNGGVCKNEHGGYSCACKAGFTGKNCEQDVNECSVNPCKNGGVCKNEHGGYSCACKAGFTGKNCEQAPSKPRECRSYKKLDTADRAAGRPRGNVLKCDQKEILTKAWYRFEGAAGSAMPTSLVPINRCGTHAPGWMEGSHPTVAEGIVVRKVCYHWSGKTCHWNNAIRVRNCGGFYVYELNRPPVCHLRYCGNAEFDVNECSINPCKNGGVCKNEHGGYSCACKAGFTGKNCEQDVNECSVNPCKNGGVCKNEHGGYSCACKAGFTGKNCEQAPSKPLECRSYKKLDTADRAAGRPRGNVLKCDQKEILTKAWYRFEGAAGSAMPTSLVPINRCGTHAPGWMEGSHPTVAEGIVTRKVCYHWSGKTCHWNNAIRVRNCGGFYVYELNRPPVCHLRYCGNAEFETCSSKPCKNGGTCREVNGAYSCTCKSGFTGKNCEQDVNECSKNPCKNGGVCKNEHGGYSCACKVGFTGKICEQDVNECSENPCKNGGVCKNEHGGYSCACKAGFTGKNCEQDVNECSENPCKNGGVCKNEHGGYSCACKAGFTGKNCEQDVNECSKNPCQNGGVCKNEHGGYSCACKAGFTGKICEQDVNECSENPCKNGGVCKNEHGGYSCACKAGFTGKNCEQDVNECSENPCKNGGVCKNEHGGYSCACKAGFMGKNCEQDVNECSKNPCQNGGVCKNEHGGYSCACKAGFTGKNCEQDVNECSKNPCKNDGVCKNEHGGYSCACKAGFTGKNCEQDMNECSKNPCQNGGVCKNKHGGYSCACKAGFTGKNCEQDVNECSKYPCQNGGVCKNEHGGYSCACKAEFTGKNCEQDVNECSKNPCKNGGVCKNEHGGYSCTCKAGFTGKTCEQDVNECSKNPCKNGGVCKNEHGGYSCACKAEFTGKNCEQDVNECSKNPCKNGGVCKNEHGGYSCTCKAGFTGKICEQDVNECSKNPCKNGGVCKNEHGGHSCTCKAGFTGKNCEQDVNECSKNPCKNGGVCKNEHGGYSCTCKAGFTGKNCEQDVNECSTNPCQNGGVCKNEHGGYSCVCKAGFTGKNCEQDVDECAGVNPCHHGGVCSNSHGGYSCKCASGYTGKNCEQDKNECKVNPCLNNGKCINTPGSYKCNCIDEYTGKHCETEPQEPGAPKYKELGCYKDNGNDKNKPRRTIPEMIANFRPQIDWHDMSKTVNECAKHAKEKGYEIFGVQFYGECYSGPTAEIDYERDGKAERGKCWAGVGGPSTNMVYRIE; encoded by the exons ATGGCGACTCCTTTCCTATCGCTAGCAGTTGCACTGCT GGCCTTGGGTTACACGGTTGTTGCACATAGag AGTGTCAGCATTATAAAGTATTAAACACCGCCGACCGTGCGTCAACAAGGTCCCAAGGTAACGTCCTCAAATGTGATCAGAAAGAGATCCTAACCAAGGCCTGGTACCGATTTGAAGGCGCCGCCGGGTCTGCCATGCCTACATCGCCCGTCCCTATCAACAGGTGTGGTACCCACGCTCCGGGCTGGATGGAGGGATCACACCCAACAGTCGCAGAGGGTATTGTCACCCGTAAAGTCTGTTATCACTGGAGTGGTAAACCCTGCCATTGGAACAACGCTATTCGCGTCAGAAGCTGTGGGGGGTTTTACGTGTACGAGCTCAACAGACCGCCTGTTTGTCATCTTCGTTACTGTGGCAACGGAGTATCAG cccCGTCGAAACCACTAG AATGCCGAAGCTACAAAAAGCTCGACACAGCAGACCGTGCAGCTGGGAGACCGAGGGGTAACGTCCTCAAATGTGATCAGAAAGAGATCCTAACCAAGGCCTGGTACCGATTTGAAGGCGCCGCCGGGTCTGCCATGCCTACATCGCTCGTCCCTATCAACAGATGTGGTACCCACGCTCCGGGCTGGATGGAGGGATCACACCCAACAGTTGCAGAGGGTATTGTCACCCGTAAAGTCTGTTATCACTGGAGTGGTAAAACCTGCCATTGGAACAACGCTATTCGCGTCAGAAACTGTGGGGGTTTTTACGTGTACGAGCTCAACAGACCGCCTGTCTGTCATCTTCGTTACTGTGGCAACGCGGAATTTG ATGTGAATGAATGCAGCAAAAATCCGTGCAAAAATGGCGGAGTATGCAAAAACGAACATGGTGGATACTCTTGTGCTTGCAAAGCAGGATTCACGGGCAAAAACTGTGAACAAG ATGTGAATGAATGCAGCGTAAACCCGTGCAAAAATGGCGGAGTATGCAAAAACGAACATGGTGGATACTCTTGTGCTTGCAAAGCAGGATTCACGGGCAAAAACTGTGAACAAG cccCGTCGAAACCACTAG AATGCCGAAGCTACAAAAAGCTCGACACAGCAGACCGTGCCGCTGGGAGACCGAGGGGTAACGTCCTCAAATGTGATCAGAAAGAGATCCTAACCAAGGCCTGGTACCGATTTGAAGGCGCCGCCGGGTCTGCCATGCCTACATCGCTCGTCCCTATCAACAGATGTGGTACCCACGCTCCGGGCTGGATGGAGGGATCACACCCAACAGTTGCAGAGGGTATTGTCGTCCGTAAAGTCTGTTATCACTGGAGTGGTAAAACCTGCCATTGGAACAACGCTATTCGCGTCAGAAACTGTGGGGGTTTTTACGTGTACGAGCTCAACAGACCGCCTGTCTGTCATCTTCGTTACTGTGGCAACGCGGAATTTG ATGTGAATGAATGCAGCAAAAATCCGTGCAAAAATGGCGGAGTATGCAAAAACGAACATGGTGGATACTCTTGTGCTTGCAAAGTAGGATTCACGGGCAAAAACTGTGAACAAG ATGTGAATGAATGCAGCGTAAACCCGTGCAAAAATGGCGGAGTATGCAAAAACGAACATGGTGGATACTCTTGTGCTTGCAAAGCAGGATTCACGGGCAAAAACTGTGAACAAG ATGTGAATGAATGCAGCGTAAACCCGTGCAAAAATGGCGGAGTATGCAAAAACGAACATGGTGGATACTCTTGTGCTTGCAAAGCAGGATTCACGGGCAAAAACTGTGAACAAG cccCGTCGAAACCACGAG AATGCCGAAGCTACAAAAAGCTCGACACAGCAGACCGTGCCGCTGGGAGACCGAGGGGTAACGTCCTCAAATGTGATCAGAAAGAGATCCTAACCAAGGCCTGGTACCGATTTGAAGGCGCCGCCGGGTCTGCCATGCCTACATCGCTCGTCCCTATCAACAGATGTGGTACCCACGCTCCGGGCTGGATGGAGGGATCACACCCAACAGTTGCAGAGGGTATTGTCGTCCGTAAAGTCTGTTATCACTGGAGTGGTAAAACCTGCCATTGGAACAACGCTATTCGCGTCAGAAACTGTGGGGGGTTTTACGTGTACGAGCTCAACAGACCGCCTGTCTGTCATCTTCGTTACTGTGGCAACGCGGAATTTG ATGTGAATGAATGCAGCATAAACCCGTGCAAAAATGGCGGTGTATGCAAAAACGAACATGGTGGATACTCTTGTGCTTGCAAAGCAGGATTCACGGGCAAAAACTGTGAACAAG ATGTGAATGAATGCAGCGTAAACCCGTGCAAAAATGGCGGAGTATGCAAAAACGAACATGGTGGATACTCTTGTGCTTGCAAAGCAGGATTCACGGGCAAAAACTGTGAACAAG cccCGTCGAAACCACGAG AATGCCGAAGCTACAAAAAGCTCGACACAGCAGACCGTGCCGCTGGGAGACCGAGGGGTAACGTCCTCAAATGTGATCAGAAAGAGATCCTAACCAAGGCCTGGTACCGATTTGAAGGCGCCGCCGGGTCTGCCATGCCTACATCGCTCGTCCCTATCAACAGATGTGGTACCCACGCTCCGGGCTGGATGGAGGGATCACACCCAACAGTTGCAGAGGGTATTGTCGTCCGTAAAGTCTGTTATCACTGGAGTGGTAAAACCTGCCATTGGAACAACGCTATTCGCGTCAGAAACTGTGGGGGGTTTTACGTGTACGAGCTCAACAGACCGCCTGTCTGTCATCTTCGTTACTGTGGCAACGCGGAATTTG ATGTGAATGAATGCAGCATAAACCCGTGCAAAAATGGCGGTGTATGCAAAAACGAACATGGTGGATACTCTTGTGCTTGCAAAGCAGGATTCACGGGCAAAAACTGTGAACAAG ATGTGAATGAATGCAGCGTAAACCCGTGCAAAAATGGCGGAGTATGCAAAAACGAACATGGTGGATACTCTTGTGCTTGCAAAGCAGGATTCACGGGCAAAAACTGTGAACAAG cccCGTCGAAACCACTAG AATGCCGAAGCTACAAAAAGCTCGACACAGCAGACCGTGCAGCTGGGAGACCGAGGGGTAACGTCCTCAAATGTGATCAGAAAGAGATCCTAACCAAGGCCTGGTACCGATTTGAAGGCGCCGCCGGGTCTGCCATGCCTACATCGCTCGTCCCTATCAACAGATGTGGTACCCACGCCCCGGGCTGGATGGAGGGATCACACCCAACAGTTGCAGAGGGTATTGTCACCCGTAAAGTCTGTTATCACTGGAGTGGTAAAACCTGCCATTGGAACAACGCTATTCGCGTCAGAAACTGTGGGGGGTTTTACGTGTACGAGCTCAACAGACCGCCTGTCTGTCATCTTCGTTACTGTGGCAACGCGGAATTTG aaacatgCAGTTCTAAACCGTGTAAGAATGGAGGAACTTGTCGTGAGGTCAATGGAGCATATAGTTGCACGTGCAAGAGTGGATTTACTGGGAAAAACTGCGAACAAG ATGTGAATGAATGCAGCAAAAACCCGTGCAAAAATGGCGGAGTGTGCAAAAACGAACATGGTGGATACTCTTGTGCTTGCAAAGTAGGATTTACGGGCAAAATCTGTGAACAAG ATGTGAACGAATGCAGCGAAAACCCGTGCAAAAATGGCGGAGTGTGCAAAAACGAACATGGTGGATACTCTTGTGCTTGCAAAGCAGGATTCACGGGCAAAAACTGTGAACAAG ATGTAAATGAATGCAGCGAAAACCCGTGCAAAAATGGCGGAGTATGCAAAAACGAACATGGCGGATACTCTTGCGCTTGCAAAGCAGGATTTACGGGCAAAAACTGCGAACAAG ATGTGAATGAATGCAGCAAAAATCCGTGCCAAAATGGCGGAGTATGCAAAAACGAACATGGCGGATACTCTTGCGCTTGCAAAGCAGGATTCACGGGCAAAATCTGCGAACAAG ATGTGAACGAATGCAGCGAAAACCCGTGCAAAAATGGCGGAGTGTGCAAAAACGAACATGGTGGATACTCTTGTGCTTGCAAAGCAGGATTCACGGGCAAAAACTGTGAACAAG ATGTGAATGAATGCAGCGAAAACCCGTGCAAAAATGGCGGAGTATGCAAAAACGAACATGGCGGATACTCTTGCGCTTGCAAAGCAGGATTTATGGGCAAAAACTGCGAACAAG ATGTGAATGAATGCAGCAAAAATCCGTGCCAAAATGGCGGAGTATGCAAAAACGAACATGGCGGATACTCTTGCGCTTGCAAAGCAGGATTCACGGGCAAAAACTGTGAACAAG ATGTGAATGAATGTAGCAAAAACCCGTGCAAAAATGACGGAGTATGCAAAAACGAACATGGCGGATACTCTTGCGCTTGCAAAGCAGGATTCACGGGCAAAAACTGCGAACAAG ATATGAATGAATGCAGCAAAAATCCGTGCCAAAATGGCGGAGTATGCAAAAACAAACATGGTGGATACTCTTGCGCTTGCAAAGCAGGATTCACGGGCAAAAACTGCGAACAAG ATGTAAATGAATGCAGCAAATATCCGTGCCAAAATGGCGGGGTATGCAAAAACGAACATGGCGGATACTCTTGCGCTTGCAAAGCAGAATTCACTGGCAAAAACTGCGAACAAG ATGTGAATGAATGCAGCAAAAACCCGTGCAAAAATGGCGGAGTATGCAAAAACGAACATGGGGGATACTCTTGCACTTGCAAAGCAGGATTCACGGGCAAAACCTGCGAACAAG ATGTGAATGAATGCAGCAAAAACCCGTGCAAAAATGGCGGAGTATGCAAAAACGAACATGGCGGATACTCTTGCGCTTGCAAAGCAGAATTCACGGGCAAAAACTGCGAACAAG ATGTGAATGAATGCAGCAAAAACCCGTGCAAAAATGGCGGAGTATGCAAAAACGAACATGGCGGATACTCTTGCACTTGCAAAGCAGGATTTACGGGCAAAATCTGTGAACAAG ATGTGAATGAATGCAGCAAAAACCCGTGCAAAAATGGCGGAGTATGCAAAAACGAACATGGTGGACACTCTTGCACCTGCAAAGCAGGATTTACGGGCAAAAACTGTGAACAAG ATGTAAATGAATGCAGCAAAAACCCGTGCAAAAATGGCGGAGTATGCAAAAACGAACATGGCGGATACTCTTGCACTTGCAAGGCGGGATTTACGGGCAAGAACTGCGAACAAG ATGTGAATGAATGCAGCACAAATCCGTGCCAAAATGGCGGAGTATGCAAAAACGAACATGGCGGATACTCTTGCGTTTGTAAGGCAGGTTTTACGGGAAAAAACTGCGAACAGG ATGTTGACGAATGTGCCGGCGTCAACCCGTGTCATCATGGCGGAGTCTGCTCTAACAGCCATGGAGGATACAGTTGTAAATGCGCGTCCGGGTACACCGGAAAGAACTGCGAACAAG ATAAAAATGAGTGTAAGGTGAATCCATGCTTGAATAATGGCAAGTGTATCAACACTCCGGGAAGCTACAAGTGCAACTGCATCGATGAGTACACCGGGAAACATTGTGAAACGG aACCTCAAGAACCGGGAGCAC CCAAGTACAAGGAGCTTGGATGCTACAAGGACAACGGCAACGACAAAAACAAGCCGAGACGAACTATCCCTGAAATGATTGCAAATTTTAGACCACAAATCGACTGGCATGACATGAGCAAGACTGTTAACGAATGTGCTAAACACGCCAAAGAAAAAGG GTACGAGATTTTCGGAGTTCAATTCTACGGTGAATGCTACAGTGGTCCTACTGCTGAGATAGACTATGAACGAGATGGCAAGGCGGAAAGGGGAAAGTGCTGGGCCGGTGTAGGGGGTCCTAGCACTAACATGGTATACAGGATTGAATAA